The genomic DNA AGGTAGAGGTTGGTGATCCGCTCGGCCGCGATCAGCCGCAGCGCCCCCGCCACATCGAACCGGGGAAGGCAGACGAAGGTCCCGCCGATCAGCGACATGGCGAGGAGCGAGCGCACCCCCATCGTGTGGTAGAGTGGCATCACGCCGAGCGTGCGCTCGCCGCGCCCGTAGAGGTTTTGCGCTACATGGGCCACGGCCGCCGCGCGCTCCGCCCGGTGTCGCCGTGGGACCCCCTTGGGCTTGGCGGTGGTGCCGGAGGTGTAGAGCATCAGCGAGATCGCCTCCGCGTCGGCCCGGGGCGTCGCCGACGGCTCCTCGGTGGCGGCGAGGTCGGCGAAGGCCGTCTCGCCGGGGCCGGGTGGCGTGCCGACGGCGATGCGCGGGATCAGCTGCGATGCCGCGCTCTCACGCAGGCTCGCGGCCGAGACCGGTTCGTAGGCGATGGCGCGGGCTTCCGCGTTCTCGATCGCGAAATCGATCTCCTCGGCCTTGGCCCGCCAGTTGATTGGCGTGATCACGACTCCCGAGAATTGGCAGGCCCAGTGCAGGGTCGCCGCCTCGTGCCGGTTCTGAAGGACCGTGACGAGGTGGTCGCCGGGCTTCAGCCCGAGCCGGTCGAGCCCGGCCACGGTCGCGGAAATGACCCCGAACCACTCCGCGTAGGTCAGCCGGGTCTCCCCGTCGACGAGGGCCAGGGCCCAGGGATCGCGGGAGACGCTCGCGAGGAAGCTGGTGCCGAGATCAAGCATGGGTGGCCTCCGGGGATGACGGGGCCGGGATGTCGCCCCTGAGTTCCGCAGCCGCCTCCAGGGCGGCCTCGATGATCGGCGCGTAGCCGGTACAGCGGCAGAGATGGCCCCCGATCACTTCCGTGATCTCTCGTCGTGACGGGTTCGGCCGGAGCGCGAGATAGGCGTCGAGTGACATCAGGATGCCGGCGGTGCAGAAGCCGCATTGCAGGGCGTGCCGCCGCCGGAAGGCCACCTGCAGCACCCCGAGGCGGCCAGGCTCCGGGGCCAGACCCTCGACGGTCCGCACGGCACAGCCCTCGACCCCCACCGCGAGGGTCAGGCAGGCCCGGGCGGGAACCCCGTCGATGGACACCGTACAGGCGCCGCAGACGCCGTGCTCGCAGCCGACATGCGTGCCCGTGGCCCCAAGCCCGTGGCGCAGGGCGTCGGTCAGCAGGGTGCGGGTCTCGACTTCGACCGCGGTCTCGCGCCCGTTGAGGGTGAAGGCGACCGTGTGACGGTCCTGCGCGTCTAGCTGTGGCATGGCACGGCCTCCTGATGGGTGTCGCCGCGGGCGACCTTGGCGGCTTGTTCCAGCACCCGGCGGCCGAGGCTGCGCACGAGGTCGCGGCGGTAGCGGGCGGTGGCGTGGAGGTCGTCCCCCGCGCCGAGGTCCCAGGCGAAGGCGTTGAGGGCATCGTCGAGCGCCGAGCCGTCGAGGTGGGGGAAGTCGCGGGCTGTGGGCCGGTCGGCGACGCCGCCGACAGCGAGCCGCATCCGGGTGCCGTCCACCACGGCGGCGCAGGCGACGATCGCGTAGTCGCCGTGTCGCCGCCCGATCTCAGCGAAGGCCGTGCCGGTGCCCTCCCGCCGCAGCGGATAGGCGATGGCCTCGATCATCTCGTCGTCGGCCCGGTCAGTGGCCATCATGCCAGCGAAGAAGGTCTCCGCCGCGACGCGCCGGACCTTTCGCCGGTTGCGCAGATGCACCTCGCCCTGGAGCGCCACGAGGCAGAGGGGAATCTCTGCGCTCGGGTCGGCATGGGCGACGGAGCCACACAGTGTCCCCCGTGCCCGGGTCTGGATGTGCCCGACCCACGGCAGGGCGGCGGCCAGCAGCGGCAAGTCCCGGGCGAGCCCCGGCCGGTCGAGCAGGATCGCCTGCCGCACGCCCGCCGGGATAACGAGGGCCCCCTTGTCGAGGCGAGGCTCCTTGAGAGCGGGGATGCGCATCACGTCGACGAGCACGGCGGGCTTCGTCAGCCGCATGTTGAGCATCGGCATCAGGGACTGGCCGCCCGCGATGATCCGGGCCTCGGGGCCGTGCTGGCGCAGGGCTTCGAGGGCGTCGTCCACGGACGTGGCGCGCAGATAGGCGAAGGGCGCG from Methylobacterium oryzae includes the following:
- a CDS encoding FAD binding domain-containing protein, producing the protein MKPAPFAYLRATSVDDALEALRQHGPEARIIAGGQSLMPMLNMRLTKPAVLVDVMRIPALKEPRLDKGALVIPAGVRQAILLDRPGLARDLPLLAAALPWVGHIQTRARGTLCGSVAHADPSAEIPLCLVALQGEVHLRNRRKVRRVAAETFFAGMMATDRADDEMIEAIAYPLRREGTGTAFAEIGRRHGDYAIVACAAVVDGTRMRLAVGGVADRPTARDFPHLDGSALDDALNAFAWDLGAGDDLHATARYRRDLVRSLGRRVLEQAAKVARGDTHQEAVPCHS
- a CDS encoding (2Fe-2S)-binding protein; translation: MPQLDAQDRHTVAFTLNGRETAVEVETRTLLTDALRHGLGATGTHVGCEHGVCGACTVSIDGVPARACLTLAVGVEGCAVRTVEGLAPEPGRLGVLQVAFRRRHALQCGFCTAGILMSLDAYLALRPNPSRREITEVIGGHLCRCTGYAPIIEAALEAAAELRGDIPAPSSPEATHA